CGCTGGAACAGACCTGCCGCCGCAACGGCGTCGTGTCCCGTCCCGAGGATGCACGCTGGGTCTACGAGCAGGTCCCGAGCTGGGGGCCGCATCCCGATGTGCCCGCGGGCCTCGCCAAGGTCGCCGAGAAGATCCCGCTGGTGATCCTGTCGAATGCGATGGACGACCAGATTCCGCACAACGTCGCCCGGCTCGGCGCGCCGTTCCACGCCGTCTACACCGCGCAGCAGGCGGGTGCCTACAAGCCGCGCTTCAAGGCCTTCGAGTACATGCTCGACATGCTCGGCTGTGGCCCGGAAGACATCTGCCATGTCTCCTCGTCCTTCCGCTACGACCTGATGTCGGCGCATGACCTCGGCATCAAGAACAAGGTCTGGGTGAACCGGGGCCACGAGCCGCCGAATCCCTATTACGGCTATGTCGAAATCCGCGACATCGGCGGGCTGCCGGGCGTTTTTGGCCTCTGACACACCGGCGCCGAACGACGGCCGGCGCCCTTCCCCATCGCGGCGGCCCTTGCGGTGCCGCGATGGTGGCAGCAACGCCGCTAGCCGCCGAGCTTCAGGCTGCGCAGCGGCACGGTGCGGCTGGCAAAGGGCTTTCGCAGGACGATCTTCGTCGTGAACTTGATGATGCCGACATCCAGCTCAATCAGATGGTCGCGGATCTCGCTGAACCGCGACATGCTGGTGGCGGTGATCTTCAGGATGTAGTCGCAGCCGCCGCTGACATTGTAGCACTCCGTGATCTCGGGCAGCTGTTCGGCCGCTTCCTCGAAGATGCGGAAGCTGTTGCGGCGATGCTCGCCGATCGTGATCTCGCTGAAGACGGTGATGAACTCGCCGAG
This portion of the Bosea sp. OAE506 genome encodes:
- a CDS encoding haloacid dehalogenase type II encodes the protein MGIIKPRYVTFDCHGTLIYFAMADAARSLYGAQLEEPAMLKFIDEFSAYRLDEVMGDWKPYEAIVYNALEQTCRRNGVVSRPEDARWVYEQVPSWGPHPDVPAGLAKVAEKIPLVILSNAMDDQIPHNVARLGAPFHAVYTAQQAGAYKPRFKAFEYMLDMLGCGPEDICHVSSSFRYDLMSAHDLGIKNKVWVNRGHEPPNPYYGYVEIRDIGGLPGVFGL
- a CDS encoding Lrp/AsnC family transcriptional regulator, whose translation is MGPAVSLDRLDFKLLDHLQRNGHCSNVELAAAVGLSPSPCLARVKRLLEVGVLRGFEADIAIEKLGEFITVFSEITIGEHRRNSFRIFEEAAEQLPEITECYNVSGGCDYILKITATSMSRFSEIRDHLIELDVGIIKFTTKIVLRKPFASRTVPLRSLKLGG